A single Verrucomicrobiota bacterium DNA region contains:
- a CDS encoding sulfatase, with protein MNRFGINLMRSHSLHVSLLSLLCVLCLSPKLTSAATQNPNIILIFVDDLGYADIGPFGSKYPTPNLERMAQDGRRFTNFYSTSPVCTPSRASLMTGCYPRRVGMAHNERGQWVLFPGNHKGLHPDEFTMAELLKEQDYATACVGKWHLGDQPRFLPTRQGFDTYFGIPFSNDMGHFNTTRGYPPLPLMRNESVIEEEPDQALLTKRYTDEAVKFIKANREGPFFLYLPHTMPHIPIHVSDDFKDQSGNGPIGDAVQEIDGSTGRILDTLEELKIEDNTLVIFTSDNGGTFRSKSSNAPLRGQKGEVWEGGMRVCTLMQWPGVIPTGTDCHELTTTMDLLPTFAKLTGGTLPGNRIIDGRDIWPLISGQPDAKTPHEAFYYYWMNHLCAVRSGKWKLHVSYIERNSTGMAQTRVTELYDLENDAGETTNVAAENPEVVKRLKELIQKTRIDLGDGPYLGRNTRPAGYVETAHYLTHEKTNE; from the coding sequence ATGAATCGTTTTGGAATTAATTTAATGCGGAGCCATTCGTTACATGTGAGTTTATTGAGCTTGCTGTGCGTCCTGTGTCTGTCACCGAAGTTGACCAGTGCGGCAACTCAAAATCCGAACATAATTCTCATCTTTGTAGACGATCTTGGCTATGCGGACATCGGTCCTTTCGGCTCGAAGTACCCCACCCCGAATCTTGAACGCATGGCCCAAGACGGCCGACGGTTTACAAACTTCTATAGTACATCCCCGGTATGTACTCCGTCACGAGCAAGCCTCATGACCGGTTGTTATCCACGGCGTGTGGGAATGGCCCACAATGAACGCGGCCAGTGGGTCCTGTTCCCCGGTAATCACAAGGGGCTGCACCCAGACGAGTTCACCATGGCCGAACTGCTTAAAGAACAAGATTACGCCACCGCCTGTGTGGGGAAATGGCACTTGGGAGATCAACCCCGTTTTCTACCTACCCGCCAGGGCTTCGATACCTATTTCGGAATCCCCTTTTCGAACGATATGGGGCATTTCAACACCACTCGTGGTTACCCGCCACTACCCCTGATGCGTAACGAATCAGTCATTGAGGAAGAGCCGGACCAAGCCCTTCTCACCAAGCGTTACACTGACGAGGCCGTTAAATTCATCAAGGCAAACAGAGAAGGTCCCTTTTTCCTCTATCTCCCTCACACCATGCCACACATTCCCATCCATGTATCGGACGATTTTAAAGACCAATCCGGTAATGGCCCAATCGGTGACGCGGTTCAGGAAATAGATGGGTCGACGGGGCGCATCCTCGACACCCTGGAAGAATTGAAAATCGAAGATAACACCCTCGTCATCTTCACCTCGGACAACGGTGGAACCTTCCGTTCCAAATCCAGCAACGCCCCGTTACGAGGGCAGAAAGGCGAGGTGTGGGAAGGCGGCATGCGTGTCTGCACCCTGATGCAATGGCCCGGGGTCATCCCTACGGGGACCGATTGCCACGAGCTGACCACCACCATGGACCTCTTACCCACCTTTGCAAAACTTACCGGCGGCACGCTGCCTGGAAATCGAATCATCGATGGTCGCGACATATGGCCACTCATATCGGGCCAACCAGATGCCAAAACACCCCACGAAGCTTTTTATTACTATTGGATGAATCACCTATGCGCGGTGCGCAGCGGCAAGTGGAAGCTCCATGTATCCTATATTGAACGCAATAGCACAGGCATGGCCCAAACCAGAGTCACCGAACTGTACGATCTGGAAAATGACGCCGGCGAAACGACGAACGTTGCCGCCGAAAACCCCGAAGTGGTCAAACGTCTCAAAGAGCTGATCCAAAAAACCCGTATTGATTTGGGCGACGGCCCCTATCTGGGCCGAAACACCCGCCCCGCCGGATATGTCGAAACCGCACATTACCTTACTCATGAAAAGACTAATGAATGA